The genomic stretch TTTCTGTGAATATCATTATTATGATGATTCCTATCTTTTGCCCAATTTAAAAAAGATTTTAAAACAGCTATAATTTTACTAAAATAATTATCTGCAATTTTCATTTTCAAAAAAGCAAACTCTTTGAGCTTATCAAAAAACATTAAATCTAAAGTGTTAATATCAATTGCGAAATTTGTTTGACTTTCAAACTTCTTTAAAAAATTCATTACCGTTGTGTATCCCTTAATCGTTCTTTCCGCTCTTGTTGACTTGTTTGTTTCGATGTATTCATTGAATAATTCAAAAAATGAGTTGTTTGATTTGTTTTCTTTTTTAAAAAGATTGTTTTTAAAATATGCTTCTGAAAGTTCAATTTTTTTAAGTTTTGTATCATTTATTAAATCTTTCACATCAGCTTCAATATTATCTAAGAAATTATTTATTCTTACTAATTCTTTTTCATTATTAAAGTTTCTTTTCTCGAAAATTCTTTGTTTCTTTGAATTCCATAATGCAGGTTTTACTTTTTCTCCTGTATGGAGACGAAACCTCTTATAATTAAAAGTTATTTGTAATAATATAGGTTTCAAACCTTTTTTATCTGGTTTGACTGATTTTAAATAAAAGTTTATATTTGCCATTATTAAATATAATTAAGTTGATTTTACAAAGATAAATATAAAAATAATAGGGGTCAAAAATAGGGGCAAATATTTTATAAAATTGATTAAAATTACTTTAAGCTGAATTAAACAAAACACATGTAATGCCGACAAACAAAGAAGTACAGTAAAATATGATAAAATCGAGAAATAATTAAATAAGTTCGGCTTCGGGTACTTTTTAAAACAATAAAACCTCTGTATTTACAGGGGTTTTGTTGTTTTTAGGTAACAAAATAAATCGAACTAAAGAAATCAGAAATTTTTAAAATCTGTTTTCAACCGCTCTTCATCAGTGAAGTTATTCATTGTTTTTTTTTAAAATCCGAAAAAACATATAGCAAAATGGATTTTCCAATTTTATTAACACAAGTTATTATAAACAACATTGTGAAACTTGACATATATATTTATTTGACGATAAATATCCTTTATTTAATTATGTTTATATTCTTGCTTATCACATAGTCATCAAACATTAACGTAACATTATATAATCCGGCAGGATATGTTGTCATGTCAAATTGAATACTATTGTTTTTATTGTTGTCTGCAAACGACCTTTCAATAACTTTTTTTCCATCAATTCCTGTAATTTTAACCAATATAGGATTTTTACCGGAGTTAAAATAAATATTTATCAATCCATTAGAAGGATTAGGATAAATATTTATTGAATGAGCTGACTGGCTGTTTTTTATTTTTTCTTTAACATCTACGGTATTCAAAACTGCCTGCATAGCAGCGGCAGCATCCATACGGGGACCTATCTGCTGAGACCCGATATTATGCGCTGTCGACACGAGAAGATTGGTAATCTGGCTATTTGTAAGATTTGGATTCAGCGACCACATCAATCCGGCCAGGCCTGAAACCATAGGAGTTGCCATAGAAGTACCAACCATAAGATGATAATTTCCAACTATTCCCAAAGGTGTGAGGTCAGGAGCTGATGCGCTACCGTAGGCGGAAGACAGACATGCTGTTGAACTCAACGCAGCACAATTGTACGATGTATTTTGCCCACCCGGTGCAGCAATATCTACCTGGCTGCCATAGTCGGAGAAAGAAGCTCTTTGGTCGTTCGAATTAACTGCCCCCACACAAATCACATTAGTACAAGCACAGGGATAATTTATTGTGGTATTTCCTTCATTGCCCGCAGCAGCTACAAGGATGCACCCTTTTGTATTATATGCATAATTCACTGCATCCTGAAGGGTACTACCACCAGTAGTAGAAGTGAAAG from Bacteroidales bacterium encodes the following:
- a CDS encoding phage integrase SAM-like domain-containing protein: MANINFYLKSVKPDKKGLKPILLQITFNYKRFRLHTGEKVKPALWNSKKQRIFEKRNFNNEKELVRINNFLDNIEADVKDLINDTKLKKIELSEAYFKNNLFKKENKSNNSFFELFNEYIETNKSTRAERTIKGYTTVMNFLKKFESQTNFAIDINTLDLMFFDKLKEFAFLKMKIADNYFSKIIAVLKSFLNWAKDRNHHNNDIHRKFKAPEKEKEIIYLTIDELMKLTEYNFELERHQKARDLYCFGCYTGLRVSDINQLRREHIKDNVIYKTIQKTKSYETIPISSFAQNILNKYNDLPLTPLPTMSEQKLNKYIKKCCEIAEINESVNIVKFSGGKSIEITKPKYDLITI